One genomic segment of Clavelina lepadiformis chromosome 3, kaClaLepa1.1, whole genome shotgun sequence includes these proteins:
- the LOC143449461 gene encoding uncharacterized protein LOC143449461 isoform X1: MTREFESNINNLAQETILDQNRNLKSTETKNKAQHQTGSFSSYESLLLDRIANESARGNMAKLEKKSFRIDDILTSSTHWKRHCPKSLQPTASQMKGEQIDSENAQSFHKKGDRKDAACNDELRSTNDLYFSEHGKINSGINNSLRFGVKSILTRVASNKTIFQERDIDEASSRPVDCLSLTQNKKTENGEIAEREPHSTMEDTSCMTNKIEKDTSTPRNINTGNIKNEFFKTDRDSSSSFAHVDRIPSPSFLFNSFDSSVLSLKSDAQCFSGITTPHMSAMYNQCSSSSNVLMAAAMQQQYFLQNSGVSPLSPALFSAYANFTDTNSNAFLSSPFLPSKCNPSSGLETRNSIFFPFDFQNETQLNCTEKLLPMKLSRADSMTNRDHGLNKHPIPFTGMFQQRFASPFGQNIMGFPMLFRRDVSSPSESSNSGESKPKKCRRSRTVFTELQLMGLERKFEVKKYLSTPDRMELADSLGLTQLQVKTWYQNRRMKWKKQGQLNGSVCDAQLKPKGRPRKSCDIAEANREVKQTESERDSTSSREGFESDNKFTSNSSNVLQSDA, translated from the exons ATGACACGAGAATTTGAATCAAATATCAACAACTTGGCCCAAGAGACGATTCTGGATCAAAACAGGAATTTAAAGTCAACCGAAACGAAAAACAAAGCCCAGCATCAAACGGGAAGTTTTTCATCCTACGAATCTCTCCTGCTAGACAGAATTGCAAACGAATCCGCTCGAGGAAACATGGCAAAGCTTGAAAAAAAGTCATTTCGTATCGACGACATACTTACTTCTTCCACGCACTGGAAGCGGCATTGCCCCAAGTCCTTGCAACCTACAGCCAGTCAGATGAAAGGTGAACAAATCGATTCCGAAAATGCGCaaagttttcacaaaaagGGGGATAGAAAAGATGCTGCATGCAATGACGAACTACGAAGCACCAACGATTTGTACTTTTCCGAACATGGCAAGATCAACAGTGGGATTAACAATTCACTCCGCTTCGGAGTTAAATCCATTTTAACTCGTGTTGCCAGCAATAAGACTATTTTCCAGGAACGAG ACATTGATGAGGCAAGCAGTAGGCCCGTTGACTGCCTTAGTCTCacgcaaaacaaaaaaacggaAAACGGTGAGATAGCAGAAAGAGAGCCGCACTCTACAATGGAAGATACCAGCTGTAtgacaaataaaattgaaaaagacacAAGTACCCCAAGAAATATTAACActggaaatataaaaaatgagTTTTTCAAGACGGATCGTGACAGCAGCAGTTCATTTGCTCATGTGGATCGAATTCCGTCTCCAAGTTTTCTGTTCAACTCTTTTGACAGTTCTGTTCTTAGTTTGAAATCAGATGCCCAATGTTTTTCTGGGATAACTACCCCACATATGTCTGCAATGTATAACCAG TGTTCAAGTAGCTCTAACGTCCTGATGGCAGCAGCAATGCAACAACAGTATTTCTTACAAAACTCTGGAGTATCACCCCTTTCGCCAGCGCTGTTTAGCGCGTATGCAAACTTTACTG ATACCAATTCCaatgcttttttatcttcGCCATTTTTACCATCGAAATGCAACCCGTCATCAGGCTTAGAAACCCGCAACAGCATATTTTTCCCGTTCGATTTTCAAAACGAAACACAATTGAATTGTACGGAGAAACTGCTTCCAATGAAACTTTCAAGGGCAGATTCTATGACGAATAGAGATCACGGTTTAAATAAACACCCTATTCCATTTACTGGAATGTTTCAGCAAAGATTCGCAAGTCCATTTGGTCAGAATATTATGGGATTTCCGATGTTGTTTCGGCGTGACGTTTCAAGTCCAAGTGAATCATCCAACAGCGGA GAATCCAAGCCCAAAAAATGCCGACGAAGCAGAACGGTTTTTACCGAACTTCAACTAATGGGTTTGGAAAGAAaatttgaagtaaaaaaataCCTCTCCACCCCAGATCGAATGGAGCTAGCTGATTCTCTTGGTCTTACACAACTTCAAGTGAAAACATGGTATCAAAATCGAAGAATGAAGTGGAAGAAACAG GGTCAGCTAAATGGTTCAGTTTGCGACGCACAGCTAAAACCAAAAGGACGTCCGAGAAAGTCATGCGACATAGCAGAAGCTAATCGTGAAGTCAAACAAACAGAAAGTGAGAGAGATTCAACTTCCAGCCGTGAAGGTTTTGAGTCAGACAACAAATTTACCTCCAACTCTTCTAATGTCTTACAAAGCGATGCGtag
- the LOC143449981 gene encoding vacuolar protein sorting-associated protein 37B-like, with protein sequence MNFQFPPSGRTMDEPDFTNLLEDATKDDLQDLMDDEDKINQIICDQQKMKQMRLDKDLLQAENRSIADHNVSQEPILNELRQTLAEKYSHLKELQERFLLNQAKMESLQKDVNLETMLAVLQTTCADTEEKSEELAEQLFNGELPVQDFMTNYKAKRMQAHMRRIKTEKMRELILDVQRNSTTTTTPTIPPRGSISTPPYPGSSRQMQSGAYQPQYQPQLQSPSYPSNAFSQPSAQQYPSYKWR encoded by the exons ATGAATTTTCAATTCCCTCCTTCTGGAAGAACTATGGATGAACCTGATTTTACTAACTTGCTGGAGGATGCTACAAAAGATGATTTGCAGGATTTAATGGACGATGaagataaaattaatcaaatCATATGTGATCAGCAAAAG ATGAAACAAATGCGACTGGACAAGGATTTACTTCAAGCTGAAAACAGAAGCATAGCAGACCATAATGTAAGTCAAGAGCCAATTCTAAATGAACTCCGTCAAACTCTTGCTGAGAAGTATTCCCATTTAAAAGAACTACAGGAAAGATTTCTACTAAATCAAGCTAAAATGG AATCACTACAGAAAGATGTAAATCTGGAGACTATGCTAGCTGTGCTACAAACTACATGCGCTGACACTGAGGAAAAATCTGAG GAGTTGGCTGAACAACTTTTTAATGGAGAATTACCTGTGCAAGACTTTATGACCAATTATAAGGCGAAAAGAATGCAAGCCCATATGCGTCGTATCAAGACAGAAAAAATGAGGGAGCTAATATTAGATGTCCAAAGGAATTCAACTACAACTACCACACCGACTATTCCTCCTCGAGGATCTATTTCCACTCCACCATATCCAGGATCAAGCAGACAAATGCAGTCTGGAGCATATCAGCCACAGTATCAACCTCAGTTACAAAGTCCTAGTTATCCGTCCAATGCATTTAGTCAGCCAAGTGCCCAGCAATATCCTAGTTATAAATGGCGCTAA
- the LOC143450268 gene encoding uncharacterized protein LOC143450268, whose translation MSCGKWKYAIAHQTILHTNLFCNTAKHVSFKGIFLPMSTRPNVPLTQRQVKHFCDVLGVPVTASEQKIKQAFYKRSFQVHPDRNKHHQSERAFTEISEAYQALLAHKKSFQHEDNVALWQKGENSSFVRPWFKTSSRVKAAKSTFSIEHDHHDDFNISDTATESSQPDSRSSAADWCHNFYKKQLQEDFALHCQNRQKDKSNDVCVVM comes from the coding sequence ATGAGTTGTGGCAAATGGAAGTATGCCATTGCTCATCAAACTATTCTGCACactaatttgttttgtaacacTGCAAAGCATGTTTCATTTAAGGGCATTTTTCTACCAATGTCAACTCGGCCAAATGTTCCATTGACTCAAAGACAAGTAAAGCATTTTTGCGATGTTTTAGGGGTTCCAGTTACAGCATctgaacaaaaaattaaacaagctTTTTACAAGAGAAGTTTTCAAGTACATCCTGATAGAAACAAGCACCATCAGTCAGAAAGAGCATTTACAGAAATAAGTGAAGCATATCAAGCATTGCTTGCACATAAAAAGTCTTTTCAACATGAAGACAATGTAGCATTGTGGCAGAAAGGAGaaaattcatcatttgttCGACCATGGTTTAAGACAAGTTCAAGAGTTAAAGCTGCAAAGTCAACATTTTCAATCGAACATGATCATCATGATGACTTTAATATTTCAGATACTGCAACAGAATCCAGTCAACCAGATTCCAGAAGTAGTGCTGCTGACTGGTGCcataacttttacaaaaaacagTTGCAAGAAGATTTTGCTCTGCATTGTCAAAACAGACAAAAAGACAAATCTAATGATGTATGTGTTGTAATGTAG
- the LOC143449663 gene encoding phospholipid scramblase 1-like isoform X2: MSSGKMSKDFPMDQAVTCQPRYSLVREKHLSETIRRPNCKGIKVLEQVDELHVRRVGGKGGVICNGYQKYQISDQNGVHVFDGIEESSCLCVHCCGPSRSYKLTIKGKAGSNLLQFWRPFGCDDACWCCCGCGLNTIHVTKLDASPEENLGKVVQEWSMWRERFCIQERNGQKFSINGPNITCRCYSNITFKVQEKDGEEIGAIWKRAQSDGNDTFVQFGVTFAKPCEVEMKALLLAAAFLLVICKIAIFYEILMKIKRFQHLQRQI; the protein is encoded by the exons ATGTCAAGTGGAAAAATGTCAAAGGACTTTCCAATGGATCAGGCAGTTACTTGCCAACCAAGGTACTCACTCGTGCGTGAGAAACATCTGAGTGAAACCATCAGGAGACCCAATTGTAAAGGGATCAAGGTTTTAGAGCAAGTGGATGAACTACATGTGAGAAGAGTTGGTGGAAAAGGAG GTGTAATATGTAACGGGTACCAGAAATACCAAATTTCAGACCAAAATGGAGTTCATGTTTTTGATGGGATCGAAG AATCGAGCTGTCTTTGCGTGCATTGCTGTGGACCATCCCGTTCGTATAAGTTGACAATTAAAGGCAAAGCTGGTTcaaatttgttgcaattttgGCGCCCATTCGGCTGCGATGACGCCTGCTGGTGCTGCTGTGGATGTGGTCTAAACACAATTCATGTTACAAAGCTCGATGCATCCCCGGAGGAGAATCTAGGAAAAGTTGTGCAAGA ATGGAGCATGTGGCGTGAAAGGTTCTGCATACAAGAAAGGAATGGACAAAAGTTCAGCATAAATGGTCCGAACATTACCTGCCGATGTTATTCAAACATCACTTTCAAA GTGCAAGAAAAAGATGGTGAAGAAATTGGTGCAATCTGGAAACGGGCACAATCCGACGGAAATGATACTTTTGTGCAGTTTGGAGTAACAT ttgCCAAACCATGCGAAGTTGAAATGAAAGCCCTCCTTCTGGCGGCGGCATTTTTGTTGGTAATTTGTAAGATtgcaatattttatgaaattctAATGAAAATCAAAAGATTTCAACACTTACAGAGACAAATTTGA
- the LOC143449663 gene encoding phospholipid scramblase 1-like isoform X1: MSSGKMSKDFPMDQAVTCQPRYSLVREKHLSETIRRPNCKGIKVLEQVDELHVRRVGGKGGVICNGYQKYQISDQNGVHVFDGIEESSCLCVHCCGPSRSYKLTIKGKAGSNLLQFWRPFGCDDACWCCCGCGLNTIHVTKLDASPEENLGKVVQEWSMWRERFCIQERNGQKFSINGPNITCRCYSNITFKVQEKDGEEIGAIWKRAQSDGNDTFVQFGVTCKTLVYVQSYIGIYTAVFRRSPKTKCSYCATDNNAMRLTIKTSFK; encoded by the exons ATGTCAAGTGGAAAAATGTCAAAGGACTTTCCAATGGATCAGGCAGTTACTTGCCAACCAAGGTACTCACTCGTGCGTGAGAAACATCTGAGTGAAACCATCAGGAGACCCAATTGTAAAGGGATCAAGGTTTTAGAGCAAGTGGATGAACTACATGTGAGAAGAGTTGGTGGAAAAGGAG GTGTAATATGTAACGGGTACCAGAAATACCAAATTTCAGACCAAAATGGAGTTCATGTTTTTGATGGGATCGAAG AATCGAGCTGTCTTTGCGTGCATTGCTGTGGACCATCCCGTTCGTATAAGTTGACAATTAAAGGCAAAGCTGGTTcaaatttgttgcaattttgGCGCCCATTCGGCTGCGATGACGCCTGCTGGTGCTGCTGTGGATGTGGTCTAAACACAATTCATGTTACAAAGCTCGATGCATCCCCGGAGGAGAATCTAGGAAAAGTTGTGCAAGA ATGGAGCATGTGGCGTGAAAGGTTCTGCATACAAGAAAGGAATGGACAAAAGTTCAGCATAAATGGTCCGAACATTACCTGCCGATGTTATTCAAACATCACTTTCAAA GTGCAAGAAAAAGATGGTGAAGAAATTGGTGCAATCTGGAAACGGGCACAATCCGACGGAAATGATACTTTTGTGCAGTTTGGAGTAACATGTAAGACTCTTGTATACGTACAATCGTACATTGGCATATATACAGCGGTTTTTAGACGATCTCCCAAGACCAAGTGTAGCTATTGCGCCACCGATAATAATGCGATGAGGTtgacaattaaaacaagttttaaataa
- the LOC143449663 gene encoding phospholipid scramblase 1-like isoform X3, producing the protein MSSGKMSKDFPMDQAVTCQPRYSLVREKHLSETIRRPNCKGIKVLEQVDELHVRRVGGKGGVICNGYQKYQISDQNGVHVFDGIEESSCLCVHCCGPSRSYKLTIKGKAGSNLLQFWRPFGCDDACWCCCGCGLNTIHVTKLDASPEENLGKVVQEWSMWRERFCIQERNGQKFSINGPNITCRCYSNITFKVQEKDGEEIGAIWKRAQSDGNDTFVQFGVTFAKPCEVEMKALLLAAAFLLNHKFFETS; encoded by the exons ATGTCAAGTGGAAAAATGTCAAAGGACTTTCCAATGGATCAGGCAGTTACTTGCCAACCAAGGTACTCACTCGTGCGTGAGAAACATCTGAGTGAAACCATCAGGAGACCCAATTGTAAAGGGATCAAGGTTTTAGAGCAAGTGGATGAACTACATGTGAGAAGAGTTGGTGGAAAAGGAG GTGTAATATGTAACGGGTACCAGAAATACCAAATTTCAGACCAAAATGGAGTTCATGTTTTTGATGGGATCGAAG AATCGAGCTGTCTTTGCGTGCATTGCTGTGGACCATCCCGTTCGTATAAGTTGACAATTAAAGGCAAAGCTGGTTcaaatttgttgcaattttgGCGCCCATTCGGCTGCGATGACGCCTGCTGGTGCTGCTGTGGATGTGGTCTAAACACAATTCATGTTACAAAGCTCGATGCATCCCCGGAGGAGAATCTAGGAAAAGTTGTGCAAGA ATGGAGCATGTGGCGTGAAAGGTTCTGCATACAAGAAAGGAATGGACAAAAGTTCAGCATAAATGGTCCGAACATTACCTGCCGATGTTATTCAAACATCACTTTCAAA GTGCAAGAAAAAGATGGTGAAGAAATTGGTGCAATCTGGAAACGGGCACAATCCGACGGAAATGATACTTTTGTGCAGTTTGGAGTAACAT ttgCCAAACCATGCGAAGTTGAAATGAAAGCCCTCCTTCTGGCGGCGGCATTTTTGTTG AACCACAAATTTTTCGAAACAAGTTAA
- the LOC143449461 gene encoding uncharacterized protein LOC143449461 isoform X2, whose product MTREFESNINNLAQETILDQNRNLKSTETKNKAQHQTGSFSSYESLLLDRIANESARGNMAKLEKKSFRIDDILTSSTHWKRHCPKSLQPTASQMKGEQIDSENAQSFHKKGDRKDAACNDELRSTNDLYFSEHGKINSGINNSLRFGVKSILTRVASNKTIFQERDIDEASSRPVDCLSLTQNKKTENGEIAEREPHSTMEDTSCMTNKIEKDTSTPRNINTGNIKNEFFKTDRDSSSSFAHVDRIPSPSFLFNSFDSSVLSLKSDAQCFSGITTPHMSAMYNQCSSSSNVLMAAAMQQQYFLQNSGVSPLSPALFSAYANFTDTNSNAFLSSPFLPSKCNPSSGLETRNSIFFPFDFQNETQLNCTEKLLPMKLSRADSMTNRDHGLNKHPIPFTGMFQQRFASPFGQNIMGFPMLFRRDVSSPSESSNSGESKPKKCRRSRTVFTELQLMGLERKFEVKKYLSTPDRMELADSLGLTQLQVKTWYQNRRMKWKKQVLWSAKWFSLRRTAKTKRTSEKVMRHSRS is encoded by the exons ATGACACGAGAATTTGAATCAAATATCAACAACTTGGCCCAAGAGACGATTCTGGATCAAAACAGGAATTTAAAGTCAACCGAAACGAAAAACAAAGCCCAGCATCAAACGGGAAGTTTTTCATCCTACGAATCTCTCCTGCTAGACAGAATTGCAAACGAATCCGCTCGAGGAAACATGGCAAAGCTTGAAAAAAAGTCATTTCGTATCGACGACATACTTACTTCTTCCACGCACTGGAAGCGGCATTGCCCCAAGTCCTTGCAACCTACAGCCAGTCAGATGAAAGGTGAACAAATCGATTCCGAAAATGCGCaaagttttcacaaaaagGGGGATAGAAAAGATGCTGCATGCAATGACGAACTACGAAGCACCAACGATTTGTACTTTTCCGAACATGGCAAGATCAACAGTGGGATTAACAATTCACTCCGCTTCGGAGTTAAATCCATTTTAACTCGTGTTGCCAGCAATAAGACTATTTTCCAGGAACGAG ACATTGATGAGGCAAGCAGTAGGCCCGTTGACTGCCTTAGTCTCacgcaaaacaaaaaaacggaAAACGGTGAGATAGCAGAAAGAGAGCCGCACTCTACAATGGAAGATACCAGCTGTAtgacaaataaaattgaaaaagacacAAGTACCCCAAGAAATATTAACActggaaatataaaaaatgagTTTTTCAAGACGGATCGTGACAGCAGCAGTTCATTTGCTCATGTGGATCGAATTCCGTCTCCAAGTTTTCTGTTCAACTCTTTTGACAGTTCTGTTCTTAGTTTGAAATCAGATGCCCAATGTTTTTCTGGGATAACTACCCCACATATGTCTGCAATGTATAACCAG TGTTCAAGTAGCTCTAACGTCCTGATGGCAGCAGCAATGCAACAACAGTATTTCTTACAAAACTCTGGAGTATCACCCCTTTCGCCAGCGCTGTTTAGCGCGTATGCAAACTTTACTG ATACCAATTCCaatgcttttttatcttcGCCATTTTTACCATCGAAATGCAACCCGTCATCAGGCTTAGAAACCCGCAACAGCATATTTTTCCCGTTCGATTTTCAAAACGAAACACAATTGAATTGTACGGAGAAACTGCTTCCAATGAAACTTTCAAGGGCAGATTCTATGACGAATAGAGATCACGGTTTAAATAAACACCCTATTCCATTTACTGGAATGTTTCAGCAAAGATTCGCAAGTCCATTTGGTCAGAATATTATGGGATTTCCGATGTTGTTTCGGCGTGACGTTTCAAGTCCAAGTGAATCATCCAACAGCGGA GAATCCAAGCCCAAAAAATGCCGACGAAGCAGAACGGTTTTTACCGAACTTCAACTAATGGGTTTGGAAAGAAaatttgaagtaaaaaaataCCTCTCCACCCCAGATCGAATGGAGCTAGCTGATTCTCTTGGTCTTACACAACTTCAAGTGAAAACATGGTATCAAAATCGAAGAATGAAGTGGAAGAAACAGGTGCTGT GGTCAGCTAAATGGTTCAGTTTGCGACGCACAGCTAAAACCAAAAGGACGTCCGAGAAAGTCATGCGACATAGCAGAAGCTAA
- the LOC143449664 gene encoding eukaryotic translation initiation factor 4E type 2-like, with product MNNKFDALKDDDSGSGSEEMKEDAVTGFKDVAPGPGEHPLQYTYCFWYSKKPPGRNPDPSSFEKNMKIIGTFRSVEQFWKIYSHMIRPSDLTGHSDIHIFKGGIKPLWEDKDNRLGGKWIVRLRKGLVSRCWENLILAMLGEQFMVGDEICGAVVSIRFQEDIISIWNRTASDGQVTSRIRDTLRRVLNLPPNTVMEYKTHNESLKDKSSFRNTETFTR from the exons ATGAACAACAAGTTTGATGC GTTAAAAGATGATGATAGTGGGTCTGGATCGGAGGAGATGAAAGAAGATGCAGTTACTGGTTTTAAAGATGTTGCACCAGGCCCCGGGGAACACCCCTTACAATATACTTACTGTTTTTGGTATTCCAAAAAGCCACCTGGAAGAAATCCTGATCcttcaagttttgaaaaaaatatgaaaataattggAACATTTCGATCA GTAGAGCAATTCTGGAAAATATACAGTCACATGATTAGACCAAGTGATTTGACTGGCCACAGCGACATCCATATATTTAAAGGTGGCATTAAGCCATTGTGGGAA GACAAAGACAACAGATTGGGTGGTAAATGGATTGTGCGTTTGCGAAAAGGTCTTGTCTCCAGATGCTGGGAAAATTTAATACTTGCCATGCTTGGAGAACAGTTTATGGTTGGAGATGAGATATGTGGCGCTGTTGTTTCTATTAGATTTCAG gaAGATATCATATCGATTTGGAACAGAACTGCAAGTGACGGCCAAGTGACATCTAGAATACGAGATACACTTCGCCGTGTTTTAAACCTCCCCCCTAACACAGTTATGGAATATAAGACTCACAATGAAAGTTTAAA GGACAAATCAAGTTTTCGGAATACAGAGACATTCACAAGATAA